A window of the Lolium perenne isolate Kyuss_39 chromosome 7, Kyuss_2.0, whole genome shotgun sequence genome harbors these coding sequences:
- the LOC127312632 gene encoding DNA (cytosine-5)-methyltransferase CMT1, translating to MAYSVAYSTFANVPPENGGPTGSETTSDISCDNVDSSMEKAIADLPVPPDAQMETATLLDLYSGCGAMSTGLCQGAPLSGLKLTTKWAVDMNEYACDSLKHNHPRTHVRTEKAENFLKLLQEWDKLCKEYDVRNSTCLPRISNDDEDDENGVNEPLSEGTFEVEKLVDICYGDPNKIETDGLWFKVRWKTYDSSHDTWEPLDGLRDSPECIKDFVESGYRESILPLPGHVDVICGGPPCQGVSGLNRNRNHKDPLADEKNKQILVFMQIVNYLRPKYVLMENVVDILKFADGFLGRYALSLLVAMRYQARLGIMVAGCYGLPQFRMRAFLWGAVPSVVLPKFPLPTHVATKRGQHVPTKFSQCLVACDETESKLLDKALFLKDAIDDLPEVENHQPKDVMAYKSRPNTDLQRYIRLNRKDTGDNSLGDSTPKEGQLFDHQPLELNKDDYQRVQHIPQKKGANFRDLKGVRVGKNKSVEFDPNIPRQYLSSGKPLVPDYAMTFVKGRSLKPFGRLWWDETVSTVVTRAEPHNQAILHPNQNRVLTVRENARLQGFPDYYRLFGPIKQKYIQVGNAVAVPVAQALGYSLGQAYQQGEFSGEQHPLFKLPGNFVPAAQATATRLHQGSPAGEVVEEE from the exons ATGGCGTATTCCGTGGCATATTCCACATTTGCCAATGTGCCACCAG AAAATGGTGGACCAACAGGCAGCGAAACAACATCAGATATTTCTTGTGACAATGTTGACTCTTCTATGGAAAAAGCAATTGCTGACCTTCCAGTACCACCTGATGCACAAATGGAAACAGCGACACTGCTGGATCTATACTCTGGCTGTGGTGCCATGTCAACCGGGCTTTGCCAGGGTGCTCCATTGTCTGGCTTAAAATTGACTACA AAATGGGCTGTAGACATGAACGAATATGCTTGCGACAGTCTAAAGCACAACCACCCACGCACACAT GTACGAACCGAGAAGGCCGAGAATTTTCTTAAACTCCTTCAGGAGTGGGATAAACTTTGTAAGGAATATGACGTCCGTAATAGCACTTGTCTACCACGGATTTcgaatgatgatgaagatgacgaaAATGGAGTAAATGAACCTCTTTCGGAGGGTACTTTTGAGGTCGAGAAGCTTGTTGATATATGCTATGGTGATCCAAACAAAATTGAAACAGACGGCTTGTGGTTTAAG GTAAGGTGGAAAACATATGATTCCAGCCATGATACCTGGGAGCCCCTTGATGGCCTTAG AGATTCTCCGGAATGTATTAAAGATTTTGTGGAGAGTGGATATAGGGAATCCATTTTACCCTTGCCT GGTCATGTTGATGTTATCTGTGGAGGTCCTCCGTGTCAAGGAGTTAGTGGACTCAACAGAAACAGAAATCATAAAGATCCGCTGGCGGATGAAAAAAACAAACAGATCCTTGTGTTTATGCAGATTGTCAACTACCTGAGGCCCAAATACGTTCTTATGGAGAACGTCGTAGACATTCTAAAATTTGCTGATGGGTTCCTTGGGCGTTATGCATTAAGTCTCCTCGTAGCCATGCGCTACCAAGCTAGACTTGGGATTATGGTTGCAGGATGTTATGGGTTACCACAGTTTAGGATGCGAGCCTTTCTGTGGGGAGCTGTTCCATCAGTG GTACTCCCAAAGTTTCCGCTTCCGACACATGTTGCTACTAAGCGAGGACAACACGTGCCAACTAAATTCTCG CAATGTCTAGTTGCATGTGATGAAACGGAATCTAAGCTTTTGGACAAAGCTCTTTTTCTTAAAGACGCGATAGATGATTTACCAGAG GTTGAAAACCATCAACCTAAAGATGTGATGGCATATAAAAGTAGACCCAACACGGATTTACAGCGCTATATCCGTCTCAACCGCAAAG ACACGGGGGACAACTCGCTTGGAGATTCCACTCCAAAGGAAGGACAACTATTTGATCATCAGCCGCTCGAACTGAATAAGGATGATTACCAAAGAGTGCAGCACATTCcccagaaaaag GGGGCAAACTTCCGCGACTTGAAAGGTGTTCGGGTAGGAAAAAATAAAAGCGTTGAGTTTGATCCGAATATTCCTCGTCAATATCTTTCGTCGGGGAAGCCTTTG GTCCCTGATTATGCTATGACGTTTGTCAAAGGGAGGTCACTGAA ACCATTTGGACGTCTGTGGTGGGATGAAACCGTGTCTACTGTTGTGACCAGAGCCGAGCCTCACAACCAA GCCATTTTGCATCCCAATCAGAACAGAGTTCTGACTGTTAGAGAAAACGCAAGGCTGCAGGGCTTCCCGGATTACTATAGGCTGTTTGGCCCCATAAAACAAAA ATATATCCAAGTTGGAAACGCCGTCGCTGTTCCTGTAGCCCAAGCCCTGGGGTATTCACTGGGACAGGCATATCAGCAGGGTGAATTCAGTGGAGAGCAGCACCCCTTGTTCAAACTACCTGGGAACTTCGTCCCTGCGGCCCAAGCAACAGCTACAAGATTGCATCAAGGATCTCCTGCAGGCGAAGTAGTGGAGGAAGAATAA